The Mycolicibacterium duvalii DNA window CGTCCAGAGCCGCGGTGTCCAACGCCACCAGCCACGACCACTCGCCGGCGGAGCCGGCCCACATCAGCAGGTACAGGGCAACGGCGAGCGTCGCGGCGAGGGCGGCGTGCGGCCCATGCGTCTTCACCCCTCCACCTGTACCTGAGCTACCGTTCTGGGATGGCCGTCTTCCTTCGGAAACTGTTCCGGATCGGCAAGCTCCCGCGGCAGTTGCGCACTGAAGTCGAAGCCGAAGGCATTCTGCTGATGGCCGAGTACGTCGCGGTCACCCGACGGTTCCGCGGCACAGTCCCGGGCCTGCGTTCCGGCGGCAGCATCGCCAGCTACGTCGGATCGCTGGTACTGACCAACCAGCGGGTGCTGGGCACGTTGTCGACGGTGCCGAAACTGGCCGGACGCACCATTGACGTGCGCTGGGACGCACCGCAGACCGGCGCCGTGACGGCCGAGCTGGCCGAGGACGGTCTGACGCTGACCGCTGATGTCTCGCAGATCGATGCGCGGTGTGAGGGCGAGCTGTCGCTGCATTACAAGCACCCCATTCCGGCCGACGTGCTGGCGCGGCTGCCGCGCCGCTCGCTGACCTACGACGTGCCCCCGGAGTTCGTGTTCCTCGCCGTCGGGGTCCCCTACGACCCCTAGCGCAGCCCGGCCGGTCAACGCACCCGGGCCACCACGAACACGCGCCGGAACGGAAAAAAGGTCGTCCCGTCGGCGTGCCGCGGATAGGCCGCGTCCAACAGCGGCGTCAATTCAGCACGGAACCGTGCCCAATCCTCGTCGTGGAGATGGTCCCGCACCGGCCCTAACGCGGTGCCGGTCATCCAGTCCAGCGCCGCGTCAGCTCCGGTGAGCAGGTGGACGTAGGTGGTCTCCCATGCGTCGACCAGGCATCCCGCGTCGGTCAGCAGCGCGGCGTATCCGGCCGCCGGCAGCACCGCGTCGGAGCCCAGAAGGACATTGTCGGGCAACAGCTTCGAGAAGTACGACCCGCGGGCCACCGCCCGGACGCTGCGATGAGACGGTGCGTCGAAGTTACCGGGTACCTGAACGGCGAGCCAGCTTCCGCTGCGAAGCCCGGCCGCCCAGCGCACCAGCAGTTCGGGGTGCTCGGGCACCCAGTGCAGAGTCGCGTTGCTGACCACCACGTCGGTATCGGGCTGCGGCGACCACCGACGGACATCTCCAACCCGGGCCGGCACCCCTCGTTCGCGGGCGGCGGCCACCATCTCCGGCGACGAGTCCCAGCCCTCGATGACCGCGCCGGGCCACCGTCTGCTCAGGATCTGGGTGAGATTTCCCGGACCGCAACCGAGATCGACGACGCGCCGCGGAACTCGCGCACCGACCCGCGACAACAGGTCGCCGAATGGCCGGGCACGCTGGTCGGCGAAGGCGAGGTAGGTGTCGGGGTCCCACACAACTAGCCGCCGAGGTGACCGGCGGCCGACAGTGACATGCCGCCGAGCATATCGGCACGTCGGCGCCGGGCCCGGTTCGTCGCGTTAGCATCGCGGGGTGGAGTTCGACCTGGTGCCCGACGAGGTGCCCCAGCACATTCCCGACGAACCGGCGACACCCATCCCGGTGCCCGATGTGCCCGGCGCCGAGGCCGGGCCGCGGGGGCTGCCCCGCCGGGTCGATCTGACGCTGCGACAGCGCGCCATCGTCGACTCGTCGGCCCTGGCCGACCTGGCGTTGCGCACTTCGATCGCGTCGCTGCTGTCGGTGACGATGGTGCCGTCGGTGCTCACCGCGTTGCGCCGCTCCGAGGCGCGCGCCGAGCGTGAGCACTTGCAGTTCTATGCCGAGCTGGCGGCGGCCAAGGACCCTGGCCTGGCGTTCCCCGCACCCACCGTGCCGCCGCGGGTGTTCTCGCGGCCGGCCAACCCGGTCGCGGAGTGGGTGGCCCAGGGCAACGTGCACAACCTGCGCTTCGAGAGCAGCTTCACCGCGGTCAATCCGGCGCTGCGCGATCAGTGTGCACGCTTTGTGCGCAACAACGTCGTGCATGCCCAGCACTGGCGCCACGACGACGGGCCGCGGCCGACTCTGTGCCTGATCCACGGGTTCATGGGATCGGCGTATCTGTTCAACGGGCTGTTCTTCTCGCTGCCGTGGTTCTACCGGTCCGGCTACGACGTGATCCTCTACACGCTGCCGTTCCACGGTCGGCGCGCCGAGAAGTATTCCCCCTTCTCCGGGCATGGTTACTTCGCGCACGGTTTCGCCGGCTTCTGCGAGGCGATGGCCCAGGCGGTGCACGACTTCCGTTCGCTGCTGGACTATCTCGAGTTCACCGGGGTGGATCGCCTTGCGCTGACCGGCATGTCGCTGGGTGGATACACCTCGGCGCTGATCGCCAGCGTCGACGACCGGATCGATGCCGTCATCCCGAACGTCCCGGTGGTGACGCCGGACCGCACCGTCGACGAGTGGTTCCCGGCCAACAAGCTGGTGGCACTGCGCGAGCGGATCGCCGGAACCGACACGGCGCTGTCCGACGCGGCGACGATGTACTCCTCGCCGCTGAATTACGCCCCGCTACCGGCCAAGGAGCGTCGCCTGATCATCGCGGGCCTCGGTGACCGGCTGGCTCCTCCCGAGCAGGCCGAGTTGCTCTGGAAACACTGGGATCGCTGCGCGTTCCACTGGTTTCCGGGCAACCATGTGCTGCACGTCAGCCAGCCGGACTATCTGCGCCGGATGACGCGGTTCCTGGCGCCGTTCATGTTCGACTGAGCGCGGTGCCGGTGGGCCACGTCAGGCTCGACACGTCTGTGGTCCGGGCGGGTATCGAGGACAGCCGCGTGTCCGACTTCGGGCCCAGGGCAGCCAGTGCGGGTCCGTGACCCCCGC harbors:
- a CDS encoding trans-aconitate 2-methyltransferase, with protein sequence MWDPDTYLAFADQRARPFGDLLSRVGARVPRRVVDLGCGPGNLTQILSRRWPGAVIEGWDSSPEMVAAARERGVPARVGDVRRWSPQPDTDVVVSNATLHWVPEHPELLVRWAAGLRSGSWLAVQVPGNFDAPSHRSVRAVARGSYFSKLLPDNVLLGSDAVLPAAGYAALLTDAGCLVDAWETTYVHLLTGADAALDWMTGTALGPVRDHLHDEDWARFRAELTPLLDAAYPRHADGTTFFPFRRVFVVARVR
- a CDS encoding alpha/beta hydrolase family protein, which codes for MEFDLVPDEVPQHIPDEPATPIPVPDVPGAEAGPRGLPRRVDLTLRQRAIVDSSALADLALRTSIASLLSVTMVPSVLTALRRSEARAEREHLQFYAELAAAKDPGLAFPAPTVPPRVFSRPANPVAEWVAQGNVHNLRFESSFTAVNPALRDQCARFVRNNVVHAQHWRHDDGPRPTLCLIHGFMGSAYLFNGLFFSLPWFYRSGYDVILYTLPFHGRRAEKYSPFSGHGYFAHGFAGFCEAMAQAVHDFRSLLDYLEFTGVDRLALTGMSLGGYTSALIASVDDRIDAVIPNVPVVTPDRTVDEWFPANKLVALRERIAGTDTALSDAATMYSSPLNYAPLPAKERRLIIAGLGDRLAPPEQAELLWKHWDRCAFHWFPGNHVLHVSQPDYLRRMTRFLAPFMFD